A stretch of the Streptosporangium sp. NBC_01755 genome encodes the following:
- a CDS encoding ABC transporter permease, which produces MSIAEEELTEQRASVDRIKAPSRLRVVMGRLLRSGRGRIGFVLLVLIFLLAFAGPYLTRWTYTAKDFTAFLAPPSAEHWWGTLQTGADVYAVTLRGMRRSLVVGLLAAVVGTALAAVVGAFAGYFGSWTDRSLTWVTDLLLVLPAFLILAIMSPLFAGGQWPMFVLVLALFLWMVTSKIVRSMTISLREREFIHAARFMGVPPTRIIFRHIIPNMSSLLVVDATLNVSAAILTETSLSYFGFGIQPPDVSLGSLIADGAQTALYAPWTFWFCAGLLIVTVLAVNLVGDSLRDAFDPTARRSG; this is translated from the coding sequence ATGAGCATCGCGGAGGAGGAGCTCACCGAACAGCGGGCGTCCGTCGACAGGATCAAGGCGCCCTCGCGGCTGCGGGTGGTCATGGGCCGCCTCCTGCGCTCGGGCCGGGGCCGGATCGGCTTCGTGCTCCTCGTGCTGATCTTCCTGCTGGCCTTCGCCGGCCCCTACCTCACCCGCTGGACCTACACCGCCAAGGACTTCACGGCCTTTCTCGCGCCGCCGTCGGCCGAGCACTGGTGGGGGACCCTGCAGACCGGTGCCGACGTGTACGCGGTCACGCTGCGTGGCATGCGCAGGTCCCTGGTCGTCGGCCTGCTCGCCGCGGTGGTCGGCACCGCGCTCGCGGCCGTGGTGGGGGCCTTCGCCGGATACTTCGGGAGCTGGACCGATCGTTCACTGACCTGGGTGACCGACCTGCTGCTCGTGCTTCCCGCCTTCCTGATCCTGGCGATCATGTCCCCGCTCTTCGCCGGGGGACAGTGGCCGATGTTCGTGCTGGTGCTGGCGCTCTTCCTCTGGATGGTGACCTCGAAGATCGTCCGGAGCATGACCATCTCGCTCAGGGAACGGGAGTTCATCCACGCGGCCAGGTTCATGGGCGTGCCGCCGACAAGGATCATCTTCCGGCACATCATTCCCAACATGTCCTCGCTGCTGGTCGTCGACGCCACGCTGAACGTCAGCGCCGCGATCCTCACCGAGACGTCCCTCTCCTACTTCGGCTTCGGCATCCAGCCGCCGGACGTCTCGCTGGGCAGCCTCATCGCCGACGGCGCCCAGACGGCGCTCTACGCCCCCTGGACGTTCTGGTTCTGCGCGGGCCTGTTGATCGTCACCGTGCTCGCGGTGAACCTGGTCGGCGACTCCCTGCGCGACGCCTTCGACCCCACGGCCCGCAGGAGTGGGTGA